One part of the Halobacteria archaeon AArc-dxtr1 genome encodes these proteins:
- the rnz gene encoding ribonuclease Z — protein sequence MTLRVTFLGTAGAVPTPARNPSSLFVAREGDQLLFDAGEGTQRQLMRFRTGFAISQLFVTHCHGDHVLGIPGLLQTMDFNDREQPLSIHCPTGTRRQIRSLVTLLGNRPSFPVHVNEVGDGDVAYRADEYEVRAFATDHDTRSVGYALVEDDRKGRFDREHAEELGVPVGPKFSKLHEGEPVELEDGTVVRPEQVVGEPRPGRSLVYTGDTRPTAAAVEVAESPDLLIHDATFAEDRADRATETAHSTARQAAEIARRAGADRLALMHVSSRYAGDVSAHLAEAREVFGAEGEDGSGEAVFVPEDGQRVELAYPDG from the coding sequence ATGACCCTCCGCGTGACGTTTCTCGGCACAGCCGGGGCGGTCCCCACGCCAGCGCGCAATCCGAGCAGTCTCTTCGTCGCTCGCGAGGGCGACCAGTTGCTGTTCGACGCCGGCGAAGGGACCCAGCGCCAGCTGATGCGCTTTCGGACCGGCTTTGCGATCTCGCAGCTGTTCGTCACGCACTGCCACGGCGACCACGTTCTTGGCATTCCCGGTTTGCTCCAGACGATGGACTTCAACGACCGCGAGCAACCCCTCTCGATCCACTGTCCAACGGGAACTCGCCGGCAGATTCGCTCGCTCGTCACGCTCCTCGGGAACCGACCTTCGTTTCCCGTCCACGTCAACGAAGTCGGCGACGGCGACGTCGCCTACCGCGCCGACGAGTACGAGGTTCGGGCGTTTGCGACCGACCACGACACCCGATCCGTCGGCTACGCGTTGGTTGAGGACGACCGGAAGGGCCGCTTCGACCGCGAGCACGCCGAGGAACTCGGCGTCCCGGTCGGCCCGAAGTTCTCAAAACTGCACGAGGGCGAGCCCGTCGAACTCGAGGACGGTACCGTCGTCCGCCCCGAGCAGGTCGTCGGCGAGCCCCGACCCGGCCGCTCGCTGGTCTACACCGGCGACACCCGCCCGACGGCTGCGGCGGTCGAGGTCGCGGAATCGCCCGATCTGCTGATTCACGACGCCACCTTCGCCGAGGACCGCGCGGATCGGGCCACCGAGACGGCCCACTCGACGGCCCGACAGGCCGCCGAGATCGCCCGCCGGGCAGGCGCCGACCGGCTCGCACTGATGCACGTCTCCTCCCGATACGCGGGCGACGTCTCCGCCCATTTGGCGGAGGCCCGTGAGGTGTTCGGCGCGGAGGGAGAAGATGGTAGCGGGGAGGCGGTGTTCGTCCCCGAGGACGGCCAGCGCGTCGAACTGGCGTATCCCGACGGCTGA